ATCAAAGGTTTCCTTTTCTATTTTAGCTAGCGCTTCTAAACCATCATTTACAAGGGTTAAATTAGATTTTTCCTTTCCTAAAATATGCGCAACTATAGTTTGATTCATAATATCATCATCAGCTACTAAAATATTTTTACCTTTTAGAGATTTATCTTTCTGCTGTAAAGTTTCTTCTATTTCTTTTGATATTTTAGTGGTTTTAGAAAAAGGAATTTCAACAAAAAAAGAAGTACCAACATTCAATTCACTTTTAACAGAAATTTTTCCATTCATGGCAACTATTAAACGGTTAACAATTGCCAAACCTAAACCAGCACCTCCATGAACTCTATTATCATCTAATTCATTCTGTTCGTATTCTTCAAATATTTTTAAGCATTGCGCTTCAGACATTCCTCTTCCAGAATCTGTAACTTCAAAAAGAAGGTTAACCACTTTTGCAGATTCAAATGCCACTTTTACACTTGTTATTACGCGCCCAATACTCGTAAATTTTATAGCATTACTTATTAAGTTTACTAGTATTTGTTGTATTCTAACAGCATCTCCTAACACAAATTTAGGAAGCTTGCTAGAAGTAATAAAAATCAATTCTACCGCTGTATTTGTATGTAGTTGTTCAAAATCATTTTTACAATTCTGAATTATTTTTTGAATACAAACTTCTTCTGAAGCTAACCTTAATTTACCAGCTTCAATACGAGATAAATCTAAAATATCTTCAACAATAACTTTTAAGTTATTACCCGCAGACGATAAACTCTTAATATATGCCGCTACTTTTTGATTTAAGTTTTCTGAAGAAATCATTGCTGCATAACCAAGAATTGAGTTTAAAGGATTTCTAATTTCATGACTCATCATTGCTAAAAATCGAGATTTCTCTTCATTAGCTTTATCAGCAATTTTTCGCAATGCATCTAACTCTATGTTTTTTTCTGCAAGTTCTCTTTTTATAAAGAAAATATCATTTCTATTCTGATTTAATTCACTTACATATTTATATACATTTGTTCTATTATGTATTAAAATAGCTATTGAATCATCGGCCTTAAAAAGTTCTAAATCTATATTGTATTCTATTGTATCTGAGTTTAAAATCATCCCTTCTAAAAGAAAGGGTTCTTTTAAAGGCAAGGCTTCTAAAGTACCTTCTAAAAACGGACAAGCATCATAGATAGATTCTTGAATTACAAATTCTTTTCTTGTAAATTTTCCTGCAATAATGTTTGTAATAACTCCTGAATAATCAGTAGTTAATTGTAAAAAAACATCTTCTATTTTTGCAGGTATCAATAAAAATTATTTTAAAGTTAAACTGGTTAATTTCATAAAAGCATCTTCTACATTTTCATCTTCTTTTGCACTTGTAATTAAATCGATATCTACAGAAACCTTCTGTATTACATTTTCTAATTCTTCATTAGAAAGTAAATCTTTTTTATTACCAACAATAGTTATGTTGTTTAAACCAGATAGGTCTTTAACCATCTTTAAATTCTCATCAATCGATAGGTAAGTTTCTTCTCTGCTTACATCAAACACAAACATGGCTGCATGAGAACCTAAAAAATAGGCTTTCGGTATTTTTTCATTACCATTGGTACCAGCAACATCCCAAATCATTAATTTAATGGTTTCATTTTGATATTCTACTACTTTTTTACTTACTCTTACGCCAATAGTACTAATGTAATCCTCAGAAAACTCATTTAAAACAAACCTTCTAATTAATGAAGTTTTACCAACACCAAAATTACCAACTAGTAGTACTTTTTTTGCTTTCATAAATTATGATTGATTTTTTACTCTTTAATTAATTCGTTAAATATTAATTGATTTAAGCGCTCCTCATCTGCTAAATAAGAACGATCTCTTAAAATAATCTCTGTAAAATTATTGATATTATCAGATAGTTCATCTGTATGTTCTTGTGTTAAAACACCAGAGGTAGCAATTGCAATATAAATGGTTTTAAAGTTTTTAATAGAAAGTTGAAATGTTTCAAATTTTATATTTTCTAAATCCTGACCTTCTTTAGAAAATGCATCTTCGGCAAAAGATTTAATTGCCGTTAACATACCAGAAATCATATCTTTATCTGCAATATTACCTCTAGAATAGCTACCAGAAAGTAACCCAGAGTCTTTTTCAATTACAAAAACTTCTTCGATAACAAATTCAAAAACCTCTTCTAAAACAATACCAGCATCATTTCTTTTTCCTTTAAAGAATCGTTTAAGCATTTCTTTAATAGAGAATTTTTCTTTTACTGTTCTATTAATACTGTCAGATAACTTTGTAATTTCTGCAACAATAAATTTCTTAACCATTTTACCCATAATTGGGTACAAGGCTTCTACAACTTCGTCTTGAGAGTCTCTAATTTGAACTTTTATTGTTTCTGTAATTGTATCACCAAAGTCTCTTGAAAAATTTTTACGTAAATCTAAAATTTTCTCATCTACAAGAGGAGCAACTCTTTTAGACAACTTTTCTCTTAGAATAATTTCTTCACTTAAAGAATCAAACTTTTCTCTATCTTCGGCTAATAAAAGGTCTCTGAGCAACTCAAAACGATTGTCTTTATTGTTATCTGCAGGTGTATTTTTCATTTATTCTTGCAACATCAATGCAATTTTCTCTAAAGCTTTACCTAGTTTTTTTCTGTCTGCTTTTTCATCATCTAAATCTGCCAATCTCTTATCTAAATCGTCATTTAAGTCCTGAAACTTGTGTTCCATTAAACTTTCTAAATCGGCTAATTTATTTTCTAGGTTTGTAACAGACTCAGAAATATTTTTATCAGTTTGTTCTTTAAGTGTTTTAATTTTGTCATAAACATCAGCAAACTCGCTGCTGTATTGTTGCATGTTTTCACCAAAAATTAAATCTCTTACAGCTGCAATTCTATCATCAATTTTATGATTTTCAACTACAGGCTGTTTATTTTCTGAATTTTTTTCCATTTATACTAAAGGTTGATTACTAAAAAGAGTTATTTTATTCTTTATAATTTTTTAAAAAGAAGCACTCCTAACAAATATACGTTAAAAAACAGTTTATAAAAATCTAAACGCTTATTTTTAGGCCATCGTAAGCTAAAAAAACGTTATTTGGTAGTATTTTAGAAACAGCTTCATGAAAACCTAACTTATGACTTATATGAGTTAAATATGCTTTTTGGGGTTTTAATTCTGCTATAAAATCTAATGCTTCTTGTAAATTAAAATGAGTTGGATGCTCTTCTATTCTTAACGCATTTACTACTAAAACATCTAAGTTTTGCAGTTTTAATTTTTCTTCATCAGAAACAGATTTTACATCTGTTAAATATCCAAAATCACCAAATCTATATGCAGTTATTGGTAAATTTCCGTGTAAAACTTTTATAGGGGTTACTTTTAATTCATCAACATAAAAACTAGATGAATCTACTATATTTGGCAGCACACTTGGCGCACCCGGATACCTATTTTCTGTGCTAAAAATGTATTCGAACCTTTTTTCTAAACTATGCAGCGTTCTTTCATTTAAATAAATAGGCATCTCACCTATTTGATAACAAAAAGCTCTTAAATCATCTAAACCACCTATATGATCTGCATGTTCATGTGTAAAAAAGACTCCATTTAAAGACTGTACATTTTCTCTTAGCATCTGTTGCCTAAAATCTAAGCCACAATCTACGGTATAAGAAACAGCATCCCAAGATATTAAAATAGAAGAACGCAATCGCCTATCTTTCAAGTCCTTAGATAAACAAACAGGGTCGTTATTTGCTATCATAGGAATTCCCTGCGAAGTACCTGTTCCTAAAAAGGTAATATTCAGTTGTTTCTTGGTAAAGTTCATTAGAACAAAAATAACATAAAAATTGACTCATAGCAGTCTATTTTACTACATTTGTTTCAACCTAAAAATAGCATTATATGGCAATTTCTTTAAAAGGAGATCAAGAAATTAGTAGTGTTCCTACTATAAAAAGCAAAGCACTACGAATTAATTTAAATAGAGATATTTACGGAACTTTTGCCGAAATTGGCGCAGGACAAGAAACTGCTCGTAACTTTTTTAGATCTGGCGCTGCTTCTGGAACAATAGCTAAAGCGATGAGTGCTTACGATAAAGATTTTTCTGATGCAATTTATGGCATGGAACAAGACAATCGTTATGTAACACAGCCACGTTTAAAAAAAATGTTAGGTCACGAAATCGATTTAATGGAAGATCGTTTAAGCAGACAAAAACATCCTGATAAATTATTTTTTAGTTATGCCAATACAGTAACTACCATAGATTTTGCAAAACAATTTAAAGGCCATGGTTGGGTTGGTATTCGTTTTCAATTAGACCCTTTAGAAGGTTATAATGAAATTGTTTTACACTTGCGTTTTAAAGAAACGGACGCACGTTTACAACAAGAAACTTTAGGTATTTTAGGAGTAAATTTAATTTATGGTGCTTTTTATTTAAATGACAACCCTAAAGATTTAGTAAAATCTTTTTATGATAACTTAAGTAATGACCAGTTAGAAATTGATATGATTAATTTCTCTGGGCCACGTTTTATGTATGTAGACAACCGTTTAATGAGTTTACAGCTACTTAAAAACGGTATGACCAATGCGGTTATGTTTGGCCCTGACGGAAACAACTTATTACCTGCACAGGTATTGTACAAAAAAAACATATTAGCCTTACGTGGTAGCTTTAGACCTGTTACCAAGGTAAATATGGACATGTATGAAAAATCTAAAAAACTATTTTTAGCCGAAAATAAAGTTGAAGAAAGTAAAACGCAAGTTATTTTCGAAATTACATTAAGTAACCTTTCTGCAGAAGGTAAAATTAATGAAAGAGACTTTTTAGATAGAGCAGAATTACTGTGTTCTTTAGGACAAAATGTAATGATTACTAGTTTTCAACAATACTTTAAGTTAGTAGAATATTTTAGTGAATTTACAAAAGAAAGAATGGGATTAACCATGGGAGTGCAAAATCTAATTCAAATTTTTGATGAAAAATACTACAGAAATTTAAGCGGAGGAATCTTAGAAGCTTTTGGTAAATTATTTTATAGAGATTTAAAAGTATACATGTACCCATACCATGATGCAGCTACCGGAGACTATATAGATAGCGAAAACTTAAAAGTGCATCCTAGAATGAAAGAATTGTACAAATTCTTTAAACACAATGGTAAACTTGTTAATATTGATGATTTTGACAAAAATATTTTAGATATTTTTTCTCGTACCGTTTTAAAAATGATCTTAAACGGAGAACAAGGTTGGGAAGAAATGTTACCAGAAGGTATTGCAGATACTATTAAACAAAAAAGACTATTTGGGTACTCTAGATCTAGAGTAAAAAAATAAATATTAAACCTTTGTAACCTTTTAAAGTCTAAACATTAGAAACTACTTAATTGACAGATGAAACTCTTTTAATAGAACAGTTAAAAAACGTTAAGACTAAAGAAAAAGCGTTTAGAAAACTAATTACGCTCTATAAAGAACGTTTGTATTGGCACATACGTAAAATTGTGATATCTCATGATGATGCAGATGATGTTTTACAAAATACTTTTATTAAAATTTTTAAAAATATCGATAAATTTAACCAAGAAAGCAAACTATTTTCTTGGATGTATAGAATTGCCACCAATGAGTCGATTACTTTTATCAATAAAAGAGCAAAAAATAGAAATGTAGATATTACTGATTATCAACAAGAATTAGCCTCTACATTAGCGGATGATGATTTTTTTACAGGCGATGAAATTCAAGTTATTTTACAAAAAGCAGTAGCTACTTTACCACAAAAACAGCAACTTGTTTTTAACATGAAATATTTTGATGAAATGAAATATGAAGAAATTTCTGAAATTCTAGAAACCTCAATAGGTGCCTTAAAAGCCTCTTATTTTCATGCAGTTAAGAAAATTGAACTCTATATTAAAAAGGAAACAAATTAAACCTTTTTACAAATAAAAGGTCTAAAAAGTATCATGGAAGACAAAAACAAAAATAGCGAACAATATTTAAACTCAATACTAGGAAAAAAAACTGGTTTTTCTGTTCCTAAAGATTATTTTGCAAACATTGAAGAAACATTAGAAACAAAATTGGCTGAACAAGCTTTAACAAAAGAGCAAGGATTTACAATACCAGACAATTATTTTAAAGAACTAGAAAACGAAATATTAGCTAAAGTTACAATACCAAAAAAAGAAGCAAAAGTTATATCTTTTAAAGAACGAGTTTTTAAAATAATTCCTTTTGCAGCAGCTGCCTCTGTAATTTTATTTATTGGATTAAATTCTTTTGTTTTTAATCAGAATAAAGAAATTACAATAGACTCTCTTTCTGATGATGATATTGAATATTGGTTAGATTCTAACACAATTAATACCACAGATATTGCGAATGTATTAGAAAATGAGGTTTTAGAAGAAACCGATTTTTATTTTTCATCCTTAGAAGATGAAAATATAGAAGATTATATAAACTCCATAGATAACACTTCATTTTTAAATGAAATAAACTAAAATTAAGAATATGAAAAAATTAATCACTATTATATGCTTTACCCTTTTTTATAGTCTTACTTTATCTGCACAAGAAAATAAAGATAGTAGAGAAAAAATTAAAGCCCTTAAAGTATCGTACATTACAGAGCAATTAAATTTAACACCAGAAGAAGCTGAAAAATTTTGGCCTATTTACAACGCCTATTCTAAAAAGCAATACGCTTTAAGAAATAAACTTAAATCTGAAATAAAAAATTCGATTAAAAATGATATAAATGCTGTTTCAGAAAAAGAAGCAGAAAGATTAATCGTGTTAAAATTAACAACAGATAAAAAGTTTTACGAATCTCAAAAGAGTTTTATAGAAAACATAAAAAAAGTAATTTCTTACAAAAAAATAATTCAATTACAATTAGCAGAAATGGAATTTGGTAGGAAGTTAATGCGAAAATACAAGCATAGAAAATAAAATTCTAATAGGTAAAACAAAAAAAGGAAGCTAATCGCTTCCTTTTTTTGTCTTTACTCTATTAATGCTAAGCAAGAATATAATTCTGGTTTATTAGAGGTAAACTGCTTTAACCAAATTGTTAACTCATCTCTCTCATAAGGTAACAATCGACTTAACGCTTTTTCTACTTCTTTACAAAACAAATCTGAATTAAAACTCACCTTTTTTAGTACCGTTTTAGTGTACTCAAACATTGCTCTAGCCATTTTTAAGAATTAAATTATACAATAATAACGTTTACTATATCGTTTTAGTATGTTTTATCAAATTTAACAAAAAAACCATCATTTTTATCAAATGATGGTCTTAAATTTTGCTTAAAAATTTGTTAAGATTATAAAGCGTTAATCTTTTCTACCAAACCTTTTGCTTTTACCTCTAATTCTTCATTAATAGATTTAAAGTGTGCTTTTTTGTTTTCTACCTTGTTATTGTTAACTTTAGATACTAAAGCATCAAAAGTTTCGATAGCTTCATCTATAATTGCTTCACCTTTTTCTGGTGCATTTTTTAAGATTGAAACATCTAATGCATATTCGATAACATCACCTAAAACGTAATTGATATCTTTTTTTAAGTTTTTTATACTTGCCATAACTTATTATAAATTTTAATTTTGCAAAGTTAGGTGTTTTTATCTAATTGCCTTTGATATTCTTCAAAAAATAAACCAATGTGATAACCATCTACCAATGCATGATTTACAGAAATTGCCACAGGCATCATAATTTTTGTGTTTTCTTTAAAAATTTTACCAAATGCTAACTTGGGTATACTTTCGTTTTTTTGTCCAGAATTGGGCTCTTTATGCCCTGTAAATGAAACCCAAGGTAGTGCAGAACAATAAATACAATCATCAGAATTTATAGGCGGAAACAAATCTGTAGAATTTAAAATTCGTTCTTTTTCGTTTAAAAAATTCTGATTAAAGGTTTTAAAGTCTTCAGAAAAGTTTATAAATGAAAATCCGAAAGTATTATCTGCTCTTGCAATTGTAGCCGAAGCATGCAAAACATCACTAATAGCAACTTTATTGTCTTTAACAATTCTATATTTAAAATTTTCTACCTTATTTAATGCCTTTAAACAGTCATGTAAATACATCGCAAAAAAAGATTCCTTTTGTAATTTAGATTTATTAAAAACGTTGGTAACCTCTACATTTGCTGTGATTCCAAAATAAGGATCTTCTAATTTACTAAAGTGTTCAAAATGTTGTTTCCTATTCCAGTTATCTATATCTAAATAATTCATAACAAATCAATTATACCTTTAATATTTGCAACTGTTTTATAATCAACTTCTAATTTTTCTTCATCACTCACCTCTTCATGCATCCAAGTGGTATGAAAAGGAACATGAATGGCAGAAGCACCTAATTCTATTAAAGGTAAAACATCTGATTTTAAAGAATTACCAATCATTAAAAATTCTGATGGAGATACATCTAAATGATGTATCAGTTTTTTATAATCTTTCTTTTTTTTATCACTCATCACCTCTATATGATGAAAGTATTTTAACAAATTAGATTTCTCTAGTTTTCTTTCTTGATCTAGTAAATCTCCTTTAGTAGCCACAATTAATTTATATTTACCTTGTAAAGACTGCAACACCTCTTCTACTCCGTCTAACAATTCTATAGGTTTTTCTATCATTTCTTTACCTATTTCTAAAATTGCCGCTATCGTTTTTTGTTTTACTTGATAATTAGACAATTCTAAAGCACATTCTACCATAGATAAAACAAAACCTTTAACTCCGTAACCATAAAGTTTTAAGTTTTTAATTTCTTTTTTAAAAAGTTCTTGATCTATTTTATTTTCGGTTTCGTACTTTGCTAATAGTTTTGCAAACTGATGCTCTGCATCTCTAAAATAAGTTTCATTTACCCATAAAGTATCATCTGCATCAAAAGCAATTACCTTTATGTTTTTACTTATTTTAGTCATAATTTATAGTTTTAAAAATTGAATTGCTTTTTCTAAATCTTCTGGTGTATCTATACCAACAGCTTCTACATCTGTTTCTACCATTTTAATTTTCTTACCAATTTCTTGATATCTAATGGCCTCTATTTTTTCTGCCGCTTCTAAGGGCGTCATCGGAGTATTGTAAAAATCTATTAATGCTTGTTTTCTAAACGCATAGACTCCTTTGTGTTTGTAGTATTTTACTGCTACATCTTTATCTCTATGATAAGGAATTACACTTCTAGAAAAGTAAATAGCTAAATTATCTACATCGGTAATTACCTTAACATTATTAGGGTTTTCTATATCTTCTTTATTGGTAATTTGTACTTTTAAAGAAGCTAAATCAATTTCTTTTTTATCATCTTTTTTAAAGACATCAATTAATTTAGAAAGAGAAATTGCATCTATAAAAGGTTCATCTCCTTGTACATTAATAACAATATCTGCTTCTATATTTTCTACAGCTTCTGCAATTCTATCAGAACCACACTCGTGTTCTTTGGTACTTTTAATTGCTTTTCCTCCGGCTTTTTCTATCGTTTTAAAAATAATATCAGAATCTGTTACAATATAAACATCATCAAACAAATTGGTATGTAAAGCCGCTTCATACGTTCTTAAAATAACAGGTTTACCCCCTAAATCTTTCATTAACTTTCCTGGAAAACGAGATGCACTATAGCGTGCAGGAATCATGGCAATTATTTTCATAAAATATTTTTAATGAGGCGCTTGTAAAAGTAATTACTCTCCTGCATAACGCACAAAATTTCTTCGTGTTTCGTATAAAGTTACTTCTATTTCTAAATGTGCTGGTATATGAGGACGTAATTTATTGTAAATAACAATTGAAATGTTTTCTGCAGTTGGATTTAAGTTTTTAAATTCTGCAACTTCAATATTTAAGTTTTTATGATCAAACGGATCTTCTACTTCTTTTTTTATCAACTCTCTTAACAAACCTAAATCATATACAAAACCTGTTACAGGGTCTATTTCTCCAAACAAAGCCACTATCATTTCATAATTATGACCATGATAATTAGGGTTGCTGCATTTACCAAATACTTCTGCATTTTTGGCATCAGACCAAGCCGCATTAAACAACCTATGTGCTGCGTTAAAATGGGCTCTTCTGTAAACTTTTACTTTAGGCATTTGTTAATTTTTCGAAAGATTTGTCAAAGATAATTTTAAACCACTCTGTATATTCTTGCGGATTCTTTTCAATGTCTTTTTGCACATCTACTAAAGTCATCCATTTATAAGCCTCTACTTCTTCTTTATTTATGTTTGGCGCATCATCATAATACCCAATCATTACATGGTCTAATTCGTGTTCTGTTAAACCATTATCAAAAGGCGCTTTGTAAATAAACGAAAAAACTTCCTTAATTTCGGTAACAAATCCCATTTCTTCTTCAAGCCTTCTTTTACCTGCCTCTAAATTAGTTTCTCCATCTCTTTGATGAGAACAACAAGTATTGGTCCATAATAAAGGCGAATGGTATTTACTTGCTGCTCTTTGCTGCAACATTAATTCTCCTTTTTTATTAAATACAAATACAGAAAAAGCTCTATGTAAAACAGCTTTTTCATGTGCTTCCATTTTTGGCATCAATCCTATCGGATTGTCTTTTTCATCAACTAAAACTACTTGTTCTTCCATAATTGCAAAAATAAGAAAATCAAAGAGTAATAAATCATAAAATATTTACAAAACCCATAAGTCTTTTCTATTCTTTTATTATGATAACATATATTTGTAAGAATTAACAACCAATTGCCTGCATGAAAATTTTATTTAAACTCTTTTTAGTACTCTCAATCATCGCTTTTTATCAATGCAAAGACGAAAAAAAAACGGTAGAAAAAAAGACTTTATCGTTAAAGAAAAAGAAAGTAAAAAAAGAAATAGTTAAAGCTTGGGATAGTTTAAACAGCCATAATACAGAAGCTTTTTTAACCGAGTTTGGCAAACAAAACCCAGAAACAAAGGTGTTAATTAAAACCGATTTTGGTAACATAAAAATTCGTTTATACGAAGATGTACCCATACACAGAGCTAATTTTATATTCTTAACTAAAATAAAATATTTTAATACAACAGTTTTTTATAGAATTGCTAAAAACTTTGTAATTCAAGGTGGTAATTCTGATGAAATGTACACCCAACGAGAACGAAGAAAATACGGAAATTACTTATTAAAGCCCGAATTTAAAAGTAATAGAAAACATAAATACGGCGCAGTGGCTGCTGCCAGAGAATGGGATCATAATCCTAATAAATTATCGAGTCCTTTTGAATTTTATATTGTTCAGAAAAAAAGTGGCGCGCATCATTTAGATAACGAACATACAGTTTTTGGTGAAGTAATTTCTGGTTTTTCTACCATGGAAAAAATCTCTAAAGTAAGGGTGGGTGTTGATGAATGGCCTATTGATGATGTAAAAATGACCATCGAAATTTTAGATTGATATTTCTCTTAGTAAAACCTATCTTTGCACCTCAAATTTTGTAGATGACTTTTTTAGAAGAAATAGCACGTAGAAGAACTTTTGGTATTATATCGCATCCAGATGCTGGTAAAACCACATTAACAGAGAAATTATTACTTTTTGGAGGAGCAATTCAAGAAGCAGGTGCTGTAAAAAATAATAAGATTAAAAAGGGAGCAACTTCCGATTTTATGGAGATTGAACGTCAGCGTGGTATCTCTGTAGCTACTTCCGTATTGGCATTCATCTACCAAGATAAAAAAATAAACATTTTAGATACGCCTGGTCACAAAGATTTTGCTGAAGACACGTTTAGAACCTTAACCGCTGTAGATAGTGTTATTGTGGTTATTGATGTTGCAAAAGGTGTAGAACCTCAAACCGAAAAATTGGTTGAAGTTTGTAGAATGAGAAGTATTCCTATGTTGGTTTTTATCAACAAGTTGGATAGAGAGGGAAAAGATGCCTTTGATTTATTAGACGAAGTAGAACAAAAATTAGGTTTAACCGTTACACCTATGAGTTTCCCAATTGGAATGGGATACGACTTTAAAGGAATTTATAATATTTGGGAAAAGAAATTAAATCTTTTTTCTGGTGATAATAAAACCTCTATTTCTGAAGGAATTGAGTTTGATGATTTATCGAACCCTGAATTAGATAAAATTGTTGGAGAAAAAGCCGCCGACACACTACGTGAAGAAATAGAATTGATTAGTGAAGTATATCCAGAATTTAACCGAAACGATTATTTAGAAGGAAATTTACAACCTGTATTTTTTGGTTCTGCTTTAAATAATTTTGGAGTAAAAGAATTGTTAGATGCATTTATAGAAATTGCACCTTCGCCTCAACCTAAAAAGGCAGAAGAGCGTTTAGTGGATTCTAAAGAGCAAAAAATGACAGGATTTGTGTTTAAAATTCATGCAAACATGGATCCAAAACACAGAGATCGTTTGGCTTTTATTAAAATAGTATCGGGTACTTTTAAAAGAAATGCACCTTATTTACATGTTAGAAACGGTAAAAAAGTAAAATTTTCTAGTCCGAATGCTTTTTTTGCTGAAAAGAAAGAAATTGTAGAAGAATCTTTTCCGGGTGATATTGTAGGGATACATGATACCGGAAACTTTAAAATTGGAGATACATTAACCGAAGGTGAAGAATTGAATTTTAAAGGAATTCCTAGTTTTTCTCCAGAGCATTTCCGTTACGTAAATAATGCAGACCCTATGAAATCTAAACAATTATTTAAAGGTTTAGACCAATTAATGGATGAAGGTGTTGCCCAATTATTTACATTAGACATGAATGGTCGTAAAGTTATTGGTACTGTTGGTGCCTTACAATATGAGGTTATTCAATATAGATTAGAGCATGAATATGGCGCAAAATGTTCTTACGAAAACTTAAGTGTTCACAAAGCGTGTTGGGTAGAGCCTGAAGATATTAAAAACGAAGAATTTAAAGAATTTAAACGTGTTAAACAACGTTATTTAGCTAAAGATAAACAAGGTCAGTTAGTATTTTTAGCAGATTCTGAGTTTACCATACAAATGACTCAAAGCAAATATCCTACAGTGAAATTGCATTTTACGAGTGAATTTAAAAATTAAAGTTATGAAAAAAATATTTTTTTTACTGATTACTTTTGTAGCCCTAAATACTTTTTCTCAAACAGATAATCTATCCAATTTAAAAGGTAATGAACTTCGCAACAGTATTCGTTTAAATTATATTTTAGTTCATCAACCTAATATTATTTATCAAAACGGGCATGAGCTAGACCCAACCATGGGGTTTATTGGTTTAAACTATAATTTCCCTTTAAACGATTGGTTGTATACTGGTGTAGGTTTCCATGCAGCAATTACAGGAGACCAAGGTGGCTTGTTTACTTTGGGTGTTAATTTAGGCGTAAACAAACAACTTTATAAAAACCTATATTTTGATGCTAACGTTCACTTTGGTGGCGGTGGTGGATTTAGAAGTTTGGTTAACGGAGGTGGAATTATTTACCCAAATGCAGGTTTACAAT
The nucleotide sequence above comes from Polaribacter butkevichii. Encoded proteins:
- a CDS encoding ATP-binding response regulator; its protein translation is MIPAKIEDVFLQLTTDYSGVITNIIAGKFTRKEFVIQESIYDACPFLEGTLEALPLKEPFLLEGMILNSDTIEYNIDLELFKADDSIAILIHNRTNVYKYVSELNQNRNDIFFIKRELAEKNIELDALRKIADKANEEKSRFLAMMSHEIRNPLNSILGYAAMISSENLNQKVAAYIKSLSSAGNNLKVIVEDILDLSRIEAGKLRLASEEVCIQKIIQNCKNDFEQLHTNTAVELIFITSSKLPKFVLGDAVRIQQILVNLISNAIKFTSIGRVITSVKVAFESAKVVNLLFEVTDSGRGMSEAQCLKIFEEYEQNELDDNRVHGGAGLGLAIVNRLIVAMNGKISVKSELNVGTSFFVEIPFSKTTKISKEIEETLQQKDKSLKGKNILVADDDIMNQTIVAHILGKEKSNLTLVNDGLEALAKIEKETFDVVLLDINMPNMTGEELMRKLPSVKMNLETPFMALTANTSNEDLERYLALGFSGVISKPYTIAGFVDKVKTVL
- a CDS encoding MBL fold metallo-hydrolase yields the protein MNFTKKQLNITFLGTGTSQGIPMIANNDPVCLSKDLKDRRLRSSILISWDAVSYTVDCGLDFRQQMLRENVQSLNGVFFTHEHADHIGGLDDLRAFCYQIGEMPIYLNERTLHSLEKRFEYIFSTENRYPGAPSVLPNIVDSSSFYVDELKVTPIKVLHGNLPITAYRFGDFGYLTDVKSVSDEEKLKLQNLDVLVVNALRIEEHPTHFNLQEALDFIAELKPQKAYLTHISHKLGFHEAVSKILPNNVFLAYDGLKISV
- a CDS encoding sensor of ECF-type sigma factor — protein: MKKLITIICFTLFYSLTLSAQENKDSREKIKALKVSYITEQLNLTPEEAEKFWPIYNAYSKKQYALRNKLKSEIKNSIKNDINAVSEKEAERLIVLKLTTDKKFYESQKSFIENIKKVISYKKIIQLQLAEMEFGRKLMRKYKHRK
- a CDS encoding Rab family GTPase, coding for MKAKKVLLVGNFGVGKTSLIRRFVLNEFSEDYISTIGVRVSKKVVEYQNETIKLMIWDVAGTNGNEKIPKAYFLGSHAAMFVFDVSREETYLSIDENLKMVKDLSGLNNITIVGNKKDLLSNEELENVIQKVSVDIDLITSAKEDENVEDAFMKLTSLTLK
- a CDS encoding RNA polymerase sigma factor, producing the protein MTDETLLIEQLKNVKTKEKAFRKLITLYKERLYWHIRKIVISHDDADDVLQNTFIKIFKNIDKFNQESKLFSWMYRIATNESITFINKRAKNRNVDITDYQQELASTLADDDFFTGDEIQVILQKAVATLPQKQQLVFNMKYFDEMKYEEISEILETSIGALKASYFHAVKKIELYIKKETN
- a CDS encoding cell envelope biogenesis protein OmpA; translation: MKNTPADNNKDNRFELLRDLLLAEDREKFDSLSEEIILREKLSKRVAPLVDEKILDLRKNFSRDFGDTITETIKVQIRDSQDEVVEALYPIMGKMVKKFIVAEITKLSDSINRTVKEKFSIKEMLKRFFKGKRNDAGIVLEEVFEFVIEEVFVIEKDSGLLSGSYSRGNIADKDMISGMLTAIKSFAEDAFSKEGQDLENIKFETFQLSIKNFKTIYIAIATSGVLTQEHTDELSDNINNFTEIILRDRSYLADEERLNQLIFNELIKE
- a CDS encoding nicotinate-nucleotide adenylyltransferase, with amino-acid sequence MAISLKGDQEISSVPTIKSKALRINLNRDIYGTFAEIGAGQETARNFFRSGAASGTIAKAMSAYDKDFSDAIYGMEQDNRYVTQPRLKKMLGHEIDLMEDRLSRQKHPDKLFFSYANTVTTIDFAKQFKGHGWVGIRFQLDPLEGYNEIVLHLRFKETDARLQQETLGILGVNLIYGAFYLNDNPKDLVKSFYDNLSNDQLEIDMINFSGPRFMYVDNRLMSLQLLKNGMTNAVMFGPDGNNLLPAQVLYKKNILALRGSFRPVTKVNMDMYEKSKKLFLAENKVEESKTQVIFEITLSNLSAEGKINERDFLDRAELLCSLGQNVMITSFQQYFKLVEYFSEFTKERMGLTMGVQNLIQIFDEKYYRNLSGGILEAFGKLFYRDLKVYMYPYHDAATGDYIDSENLKVHPRMKELYKFFKHNGKLVNIDDFDKNILDIFSRTVLKMILNGEQGWEEMLPEGIADTIKQKRLFGYSRSRVKK